The Penicillium psychrofluorescens genome assembly, chromosome: 2 nucleotide sequence TTTGGTTGATTTTGCGGTTTAGTTCGCCGTCAGATCTATATTTCAACCTCTTGCATGGCTTGCCCTACTTGCCCAACCCCTGCAGGAAGCGCCGCCGGATATCCTTGCAAATCTCGACATTACTGCGCGCCCGCTCCTGAGAGTCCTGCGCCCTCCGCGCCAGCCACTCGTTGCGGTCCTTGAGAAATGCCTCCATTCGCTCATCCCGCTGCCGAACCATCGCCTGCTTCTCCGCGCTCATGCTGCTCACCTCTGGCTCCGGCACATCGTCCGACGGCGGGAACTGAGGCTTGCGCGGAACGCGTTTCTCCACGGGCAGAATGTCGAGCTTGGGGCCGGGAAGAGTTTGGTACCAGTACGCGGTCGTACTCCAGTCATCGCGCAGGTGGTTCGCATGCCCAGACTCGAGGgtgaccttgatcttcttgttgaagCGCACGGGATCCGTAAGGTGCCAGCGATAGCTGACCTGGTAGTTCGGGACGTCTTCTTCGTGGATGATCGTACCGCAGAACGGGTACGCATTCTTCTGCATGCCCCATCCCTGCGTGAAATAGTCCTCTCCGCCGGTGCCGTGCATGCTAGGCGGCCAggtgtcgtcgtcgatgaagatcATGTCGTCGCCTTCGCCCCACCAGGTGCCCTGGAAGTGTGCGACGGACTGGTTGCAGCCAATGAACTGGCCGGCGCCTTCGGTCTCCAAGACGACGTAGTTGTCCTTTCCATCGAGGTTGGGCACTTGCGTCTCGAGGCTGTTGGTCTGGATGCGGGAGGGCGCCCAGCCGTTGGTTGGGTTCATGCGGTGCCAGTGAGCGTGGAAGTACAGAGTATCCGCGGACAGAGGCTCTGGGTAGAGCTCGTAGTCGATGTAGAAATACTGGAAATAGGCCTCGTCGTTTtggttctcgatctcgatgcGTGCGCGTTTGTTGAATGGCATCGTGAGGTAGCAGTTGAACGCAGCCGCGCCGccgaacttcttctcctcggacGGCTTGACCGAGACCGTGAAGGGAAGAGACTGGAAattggccgccatggagTGACCCAAACAGAAGAAGTCGCCGATGGGGGCGATCACGTTGGGCGTCTCGGAATCATCCCAGTACATCTTGATAAGCACCTTGCGGTAGTAGTCCGGGTCACTGACTTCATAGCTCAGGCCGAGCGCATTGTGGATTTCCATCATCGCGACACCAGACTTGGAGTAGGGGATCAGGCCCGGGCCCAACATCTTGCGGCAGGTTTGGACAAACCAGAGGTGCGTGATGGCGCCGGGTCCTTCCAGGTCGGCGAGCACGATGGACTCGCCGGGCAGGACGACAAAGGCGTCTTCGTTGAGGCCCTTCTGGTCCCAGCTAGCCACGCGAGCGCTGCGGGCAACCTTTCTCTTAGCCATGCTGGCCAGCAGATCGCTTCCGATAGGCATTTTGGAGGTGATTGAGGATTTCGAGCGAAGAGAACGAAATAGATAGGCTGTGACAAGCAGCTTCTAGGACGAGAGTTCCTAGACCTCTTTAATAGACTCATGTTGCACCGCTTTTTATTGACGTGGCCATGATCGATTGAGAGATCATTGATCAAGACAAGCGGAGTGAACCGATGCTTCCGTCTGTCTCTCGGAGCATTACCCGCCATCCGCTGGATCTATGGTGTCAGGGGAaaattcccactagtaacTTACTAGgaccatctgccgcatcctgatcacctgagCAGTCATGGAAACTAGGCGTCCAGTGCAATTTCCACGTTCTTCCCAAAATCCCCGCAgtttttccgctttctgccccaATAGATACATGATAGCTAGCCTGAACACCATCGTTTTCTTCATTGTCAGACCTGACTACCTGGTATATTTCGTAGTGaatacgcttattttgcatttccacataTTGCTCAGAATTGGGGTAAAATAtccgctagaccaaaaatgcaccaTAGGCGACGTTCTTAGTCTACCTTAGTCTGTACCGTCGATTTCCCATCTCGACAGGATCAATTGCGGGGAATCGGACCCACATTCGAGAGCGGAGGCAAAGTCCTGCTCCGCGATTTAAACCAAGTCTCTCCGTCCATGCTTCTACACCATACCCATGATGGAAGAAACCCCCCAGACTAAGCGAAAACGCAC carries:
- a CDS encoding uncharacterized protein (ID:PFLUO_002349-T1.cds;~source:funannotate), which gives rise to MPIGSDLLASMAKRKVARSARVASWDQKGLNEDAFVVLPGESIVLADLEGPGAITHLWFVQTCRKMLGPGLIPYSKSGVAMMEIHNALGLSYEVSDPDYYRKVLIKMYWDDSETPNVIAPIGDFFCLGHSMAANFQSLPFTVSVKPSEEKKFGGAAAFNCYLTMPFNKRARIEIENQNDEAYFQYFYIDYELYPEPLSADTLYFHAHWHRMNPTNGWAPSRIQTNSLETQVPNLDGKDNYVVLETEGAGQFIGCNQSVAHFQGTWWGEGDDMIFIDDDTWPPSMHGTGGEDYFTQGWGMQKNAYPFCGTIIHEEDVPNYQVSYRWHLTDPVRFNKKIKVTLESGHANHLRDDWSTTAYWYQTLPGPKLDILPVEKRVPRKPQFPPSDDVPEPEVSSMSAEKQAMVRQRDERMEAFLKDRNEWLARRAQDSQERARSNVEICKDIRRRFLQGLGK